The window TAGACATTCAAACTTGTGTAGAAATAGTTAAAATAAATGTATGgctaaaatagaagaaaaatgacAATACAATAGGATTATAAGATTCAATTTGgcattgaaatttgacaagtaaATTTAGGGGACTCACATaaacttctccctttttttattttttttttttgatatttccCTCTGTATAAATTCATTACACCCCTCTCCATGCAGCAACACAACTCATTCCCAAAAAGTTATAAACCAGTCTCATTTTGTTCTCTGTTTAAGTTCCACCATGACACATCCAATTCTATTGCTTGGACTTCTCACAGTAGCATACTTTATAAGTGTAAGATATATATGATGCTtttctcttaccctttcattTCAAAGTAGCTATTTCTTATTTGGTTGTTAACCAATTTCTCTATGAAAATGCAGCATTCTCAAGCTGAAAACGCGTTCTCACAGTATTGGGAAGAGTATATTGGTCTTCCAAAACCTCCACATTGGTTAGCTGCAAAGGCTTCTCCATTAAGCCTCCATCAGGTGACAGTATTTATAAAACTTGTGGAAGAGAATGAATTGTCTTCCCACTTGCCATCATTTTGTAAGCAAGCCAATGTTGCTTGTTCTAAAAATGCATTAGAGAAAAAGACAACCAACAACACAACCCTGCCACCAATAGTCCCATGGAATGATGCCAAACTGAAATATGATGGCCAGCTTCCAAATGAAACACCATTGTCAGTTGCCAGCCAAGGGGGATTGTTATTTTTCCGAGAGTCAATGGTGAAAGAAGGAGGTTTCATGCTTATCCCTGATCTAAGGGATCCAATGTCATATAAATCATTCTTGCCGCGTTCTCTGGCAtcaaaaatcccattttcctttgCCCAAATCAAGGAATTAAAGAAGCTTTTTGGTGTGGTAGATGAATCAAACATGGATGAGTACATTCAAGAAACCCTCAAGACATGTGAGAAGAGCCCTATTCGAGGCGAGCAATGTACATGTGCAACATCTGCTGAGGATCTAATCGATTTTGTTGTTAAGAGATTAGGGCACCATGTACATTTATGGAGTACTGAGAGCATTGAAGGATCTTATGAGAATGTCACAATTGGAACTGTGAAACTCATATATGGAAACCTCTTTGAACCACCAGCCTTATGTCATAGTCAATCATTCCCATTTCAAGTCTATTATTGTCATGTTTTACAAAAATTAAAAGTATACACAATTGATATACATGCTAAGAAGAAAGTGAATCATGCGATCATGGTATGCCACTATGATATATCAACTTGGAATCCAAACCATATTGCTTTTAAGCTGGGTTTTGGCTCAGGCCTAATTGAAGTTTGTCATTGGATAAACGAGAACGAAATGGTTTGGACAAAGACTCTAGGTTGAGCAGAATTAGCTTCTAATTCTCTTGTTTGTGTTACATGTTACTATTTAtactattttaaaaataaagacCTGTttgttgattattttttttaaatttcaattaaattttgtttattCTATTAATCGAACACAAGATCAAGTCCAAAGCATGGGCTTTTGGAAATATTAGCCTTTTTAACAGAAAATTAAGGGAGATTATGAGCAACACCCCCTCCGATAGCACGTTAAATTAATGCAACTCCGCTAAacaccaaaatatcaattttgatcTAAAAATTAACGGAGTTAACCGAGCTGAAtgcaaatgactaaaataccctataCCATTAGCATCTTTTAAGCTGTTGGATGAAATGGAAGGTATCTCAATCATTCAATCAACCCGCAAGTGTATCTCCCTCCCTTCACCGCCActcctgctctctctctctctcaaccaaCCCACCCTTGTGCGTGCAACTGATCGGCGCCATTGcacctttccttcttcctctcgcACCGGCTTCTCCCCACTTCTCCAGCGCCATTGGAAATCTGGGATACGTTCAAGGGCGCTTCCCCTTCAACAACTCACTCCCCTCCATCCTTGGTTGGGAGAACAGGCTTTGGCAAGTGCCACCATCACCCACCTTCTTCCCCTGGCTGGTTAGAACAGAGCAgaggatcctctacttccatcgaGACTAATCACATGGATGGTTACAGTTGCAGAGAGATCTAATACGAGCAACCCATCCTCTGTGGGCTGCACACGATCCCTGAGAATTCCATGTAATATAATGGCAAATTAATTGCTCTGTTCTCGaatcaaaaccctagttctcttccggaaccaaaaaaaaaaaaacaaaaaacgttCTCACTCGAAGAACGATTGCAGGGATCCAAGTGAATCGAAAGAAACAATTTGAGTGAAATGAAATTCTCTCGAAGATACTTTTTTCAATAGGATTTTAGAGGTTTGCCCTATAGGAAAATTTGTGACCCAATAAAGGAAAATTTGCTTTGCCCTTCTTATCGTAGTGTTCTCTTGTTTACAACTCTGGGAATCTGTGATCCAATTGCTCAATCAGAAATTGCAAACTTGGTTTCCTTCTTCCCCTGCGTTTTTGACAAATTCCTTGTAGTGGGTAAGTAgtgtttatttttatctttgacTTTAAAGTTTAGGATCTCGGTGGACTCTTTCCTTGATCTTCCAAATTTGGAGTTTGTAAAGAATCTGAACACCACGAGCTGTAGTGAATTACAGAGGATGGGCTCTTGTTTTCCTCTTGTTCGTCTGCGGCGGATCTGCAAGTGGGGCTTTCGTATTGAGTCTCTGCTCTATGGGGTTGGATTGCTGAGAGCATGGTGGGGCACGGGAGACTAGAGAGGATGGTGGCGGGGTTGCAAGGGAGGGAGAGTAAGACCGAGCGAAGGAGGGCTGGAggaggcggcggcggcggcggcgatcggaaaaaacaaaagagacgAGAAGTGTTGTTCGACTTAGGAAGACGAAAATATGTACAGTTGTTGTACGGGGGAAGGGCAAAAATATCTTTacaaaaatactaaaatgtTGACATCACTAATTAACAGTTAAAAGATTTTTTCTATTAATTTTTAAActaaaattgatattttggtatttaATGAAGTTGCATTAATTTAACGGGCTATTACAGGGGATGTCGCTGATGATTTTctgaaaattaaacaaaatatatCAATACAGATCGTTAAGATCCAATTAATTGAACACAACATCAAGTCCACAGCAATGTACTCATTTCAAGCCCGGGCAGAATTGTCATCAATTATGTCCAAGCCATTGaattaagtattggtatcgtattggtATATCAACCGATAATCTTGTTATCGTTGGAGACTAATGTCAATACAGATCATTGTTGTAGGTATCTTGTGAGGATAAAATGGTCTAAAAATCAACTTTTGTCTAAATTGAGGGCAAAATGATCCAATCCAGCCTGATACGGATGATCCATATCATATTGGCCGAATGGAGTACCAATACCATGATTTAAATCCCTGGTTCATTTCCTTTTTCTGACTAGGTCACCAAAACAAACTAATGTTCTATTTCTCCTAAgaattagattagattagattatTGCATTGAGCCATCTTATGTATGCATTACTTTCTCAACATTTTTCaaactaaataaaagaaaattattatATTACTTTTGGTATTACTAATTAATCTCTTTGGTCTTGGAAGCCAGGGTTCTCATTAGCTGGTTTAGATCTCCATTTTGTTAAACATCTAGTGGATTAAAAGAGGTTACTTGTCATATAACACTcattaaaaacaataataacttattattataattattaattattatgtgtTATTTTTCACTATGGAGCATGGAGATATTATTCTTAAATTATTCGAAGATGAATTTAACCTGGACAGATTTAATAAATCCTTTCGTGTTCGTGTTCTTAGTCCCAAAACCTACGTACACTCGCATGTTATGACTGATTCTAAAACTATAAGCTTGCGTattgttttagggtttatatATAATAAGCAgtgatgttctctatgccgcaacataggctgcgcccaggcacatgaggGTGGACGCAGTGACCACCCTGCATAGGTtgcccatgtgcttgggtgcAGCTTGctctgcagcacagagaacattctcccataaaataATCTTCAAATTATAATGACTGGGAAGAACTAATCAGAAAGGCGCGGATTGATTAATTTATCGCGGCTTGAATATTTGTAATGTTACATATTTGATGGAACCTAAATTTTGTGGATTAGTAGACTTCATGGTCCTAACTTCCTCGCAAATATGATTTCAGTtcaaaccaaaattttcaagtGACAAAATAGAGATTTGAAAATAAGATTATAGGAAAACACAcagacacatgggtctgccattcagggggtagggtggtcattttacccaccccatgtgtctgggcgcagccgaCGGCCTTGGCACAAAAAACATTCTCCGTAAAATAAAATAGCATTTGACATACGTGATCATGCATGCAtcttgataagcttatcaagaAAGATAGTTTAAAATGAGTTTTCCccagttaatccattttttaaGAGAAAGAGTAGAAAAGAATTAAAATGAGTTTTCCccagttaatccattttttaaGAGAAAGAGTAGAAAAGAACTTACACATGACGCAAACGTTATAGCCTATGATCGATTAAAGTGGTTTTGTTTATGGATAGATTATTTGGTATAGATGAGGATGACGATTACATTATTACTTAGTACAAATTGTTCAATTCCATTCTAGATATCGTTGGATGGTtcactttttgtctttttttcaCTTGATTTAATTGTTGAAGTGTGCCAGATGATTTATTAGTCAAACATATGTCTTACTCAAAGGATATAATATAAGATTTATAGGTTTAAGAATTTTAATAGAAGGGTAAAAGCTTCTAATTACTGtatccccctccccttccctcatATGGTttattctattattattatttttccattCCCCCgatcatgtggggcccataTGAATGATACAACTCCCCTAGCCTCAATTGGTATGGAATGAGAGATTTTCCCGCCCTAGCGGCGTGGGGAATTCCCTTCCTTAATAAATTTCAAGGAAAAGTAACACTAATCGGTGTTGTGTCTA is drawn from Telopea speciosissima isolate NSW1024214 ecotype Mountain lineage chromosome 1, Tspe_v1, whole genome shotgun sequence and contains these coding sequences:
- the LOC122672718 gene encoding polygalacturonase non-catalytic subunit AroGP2-like; amino-acid sequence: MTHPILLLGLLTVAYFISHSQAENAFSQYWEEYIGLPKPPHWLAAKASPLSLHQVTVFIKLVEENELSSHLPSFCKQANVACSKNALEKKTTNNTTLPPIVPWNDAKLKYDGQLPNETPLSVASQGGLLFFRESMVKEGGFMLIPDLRDPMSYKSFLPRSLASKIPFSFAQIKELKKLFGVVDESNMDEYIQETLKTCEKSPIRGEQCTCATSAEDLIDFVVKRLGHHVHLWSTESIEGSYENVTIGTVKLIYGNLFEPPALCHSQSFPFQVYYCHVLQKLKVYTIDIHAKKKVNHAIMVCHYDISTWNPNHIAFKLGFGSGLIEVCHWINENEMVWTKTLG